The following are encoded together in the Mycolicibacterium arabiense genome:
- a CDS encoding NAD(P)-dependent oxidoreductase: MTTLSVIGLGPMGQALSGALLDAHLPLSVWNRTESKAAGLLTRGARWAPSPAEAISASDLTMINVVDHAALDAIVDSAGQAVAGRTIVGLSSDAPECARRTAALVEKLGGRYLDGAVMTPTVTIGTPDASILFAGPRDLYDVHQATFTTLATPTWVGDEVGRAAGFDMALLDLFWTSVGGFMHALKVAGSNGIGPAELLPHAHGIVGILPPILDEIAERVGTDRHGDSDASVSSLASSLRHLIDASRDAGADTAALEALRRSADAAVAAGQGDDEVSRVTSYL; this comes from the coding sequence ATGACAACCCTCTCCGTCATCGGGCTCGGACCAATGGGGCAGGCACTCTCGGGCGCCCTGCTCGACGCGCATCTTCCGCTGTCCGTCTGGAATCGCACCGAATCGAAGGCCGCCGGCCTACTGACGCGTGGTGCGCGGTGGGCGCCGAGCCCGGCCGAGGCCATCTCCGCGAGCGACCTGACGATGATCAACGTGGTGGACCACGCTGCGCTGGACGCCATCGTGGACTCCGCTGGGCAAGCAGTCGCGGGGCGCACCATCGTCGGACTGTCGTCGGATGCACCCGAATGCGCGCGCCGGACGGCCGCGCTGGTCGAGAAGCTCGGTGGCCGATATCTCGACGGTGCCGTCATGACGCCGACGGTGACCATCGGCACGCCGGACGCCAGCATCCTGTTTGCAGGACCGCGCGATCTCTACGACGTGCACCAGGCCACGTTCACCACGCTGGCGACGCCGACGTGGGTCGGCGACGAGGTGGGACGGGCCGCCGGCTTCGACATGGCGCTGCTCGACCTGTTCTGGACGTCGGTCGGCGGGTTCATGCATGCACTGAAGGTGGCGGGAAGCAACGGGATCGGACCGGCCGAGTTGCTGCCGCACGCGCACGGGATCGTGGGGATCCTGCCTCCGATACTCGACGAGATCGCCGAACGCGTGGGCACCGATCGGCACGGCGACAGCGACGCCTCGGTGTCGTCGCTGGCGTCGTCGCTGCGCCACTTGATCGACGCGTCCCGTGACGCCGGCGCGGACACCGCTGCACTGGAGGCGCTTCGCCGATCTGCCGACGCAGCCGTGGCGGCGGGGCAGGGTGACGACGAGGTCAGCCGGGTGACGTCCTACCTGTAG
- a CDS encoding HNH endonuclease, translating to MFDMLDFDPATVDEAGLIDRIAQLERLKATAAAVQARMTAALDLKRRTAEADAGIPLRKRGQGLASEVGLARRESPTQGSRHLGFARALVHEMPHTLAALESGILSEWRATLLVRESACLEVEDRRTLDAEMCADPATLVGKGDTRIEADAKAIAYRLDPHAVVDRARRAHEDRCVSIRPAADTMAWVSILLPVAHGVSVYATLKRAADTTCDGRSRGQVMADTAVERITGRPADAPVPVTVDLVITDETLLGGDTEPARVPGYGPIPAAVARHLISDAVGDDRSRATLRRLYRHPRTGALVTMESRARLFPTALAAFIALRDDTCRTPYCNAPIRHTDHAQPNARSGPTSALNGNGLCEACNYAKEAPGWRVRTRDQHGCHTTEVTTPTGTTYSSKAPPLPGRRRIDLGEVERRVSIAITGHAA from the coding sequence ATGTTCGACATGCTGGACTTCGACCCCGCCACGGTGGACGAGGCCGGCCTGATCGATCGCATCGCCCAGTTGGAGCGGCTCAAGGCGACCGCCGCCGCAGTACAGGCCCGCATGACCGCCGCCCTGGACCTGAAACGCCGCACCGCAGAGGCCGACGCCGGGATTCCGCTCCGAAAGCGCGGCCAAGGCCTGGCCTCCGAGGTCGGTCTGGCGCGGCGGGAGTCACCCACGCAGGGCAGCCGCCACCTCGGGTTCGCCCGCGCCCTGGTCCACGAAATGCCCCACACCCTGGCCGCCCTGGAATCCGGGATCCTCTCCGAGTGGCGGGCCACGCTGCTCGTCCGGGAATCGGCCTGCTTGGAGGTCGAGGACCGCCGGACCCTGGACGCCGAGATGTGCGCCGACCCCGCGACGCTGGTGGGCAAGGGCGACACACGGATCGAAGCCGACGCCAAGGCGATCGCCTACCGCCTCGACCCCCACGCCGTGGTCGACCGCGCGCGCCGGGCGCACGAGGACCGGTGCGTCAGCATCCGGCCCGCCGCCGACACCATGGCCTGGGTCAGCATCCTGCTGCCCGTCGCCCACGGCGTGTCGGTCTACGCCACCCTCAAACGCGCCGCCGACACCACCTGCGATGGACGCAGCCGCGGCCAGGTGATGGCCGACACGGCCGTGGAACGCATCACCGGCCGACCCGCCGACGCCCCGGTACCGGTGACCGTCGATCTGGTGATCACCGACGAAACCCTGCTCGGCGGAGACACCGAACCCGCCCGCGTTCCCGGCTACGGACCGATCCCTGCAGCGGTCGCCCGCCATCTGATCTCCGACGCCGTCGGCGACGACCGATCCCGAGCCACCCTGCGCCGGCTCTACCGCCACCCGAGGACCGGGGCGCTGGTGACGATGGAGTCCCGCGCCCGACTGTTCCCCACGGCGTTGGCGGCGTTCATCGCGCTACGCGACGACACCTGCCGCACCCCGTACTGCAACGCACCCATCCGCCACACCGACCACGCCCAACCCAACGCCCGGAGCGGGCCCACCTCCGCACTCAACGGCAACGGCCTGTGCGAAGCGTGCAACTACGCCAAGGAAGCACCCGGCTGGCGCGTCCGCACCCGCGACCAACACGGCTGTCACACAACCGAAGTCACCACACCCACCGGCACCACCTACAGCTCGAAGGCACCGCCGCTACCCGGCCGTCGCCGCATCGACCTCGGCGAGGTCGAACGACGCGTGAGCATCGCCATTACCGGCCACGCTGCGTGA